In the Brevundimonas sp. LM2 genome, TCTGGAGTACGACCGCATCCGCGACTTCCTGGTGCTGCACTACAACGCCACCCAGCGCGACGACACGCCGTTCTGGGACCACTGTCGCACCATGGCCGTGCCCGACAGCCTGGCGGAAAAGATGGCCCTGTTCCGGGAGCGCGGCGTGGTGGCCCGCTATCGCGACGGCCTGTTCCTGGAGCCCAGCTGGCTGGCGGTCTATTTCGGCCAGCGGATGGAGCCGGACGCCTGGGACCCGCTCAGCGACCGAGCCCCGGACGCGGCCCTGGCCGACACCCTGGAGACCCTGCGCACCTCGATCCAGCGCGCGGCCGCGGCCATGCCCTCGCATGAAGCCTTCGTCCGGGCCTGCTGCGCCGCGGGTGGACACGCATGAGGCCACCGGCGTCGCTCCTGATCGTCGGCGGCGGTTCGGCCGGCTGGATGACGGCCGCGGCCGTGTCGCGCGCCTTTGGGCCGCGCCTGTCGGTACGGCTGATCGAGGATCCACAGGCGATTGGCGACAGCGGCACCCTGGCCCCGTTCGACGCGACCCTGCCGTCGCTGAGCGGTTTCAACGCCTCGCTGGGTTTGGACGAGACGGCCCTGATCGCGGGCACCGGCGCGACCTTCCGGCTCGGCACCGTCTTCCGCGACTGGAGCCGCCGCGACCGCGACTATATCCATCCCCTCAGCGAGATCGGCGGGACCCTCGAGGGCGTGCCGTTCCATCACTACTGGCTGCGGTTGAAGGCGGCCGGCAAGGCGCCCCCGCTCGAGGATTTCGCCCTGGCCGCCGTGGCCGCGCGCGCCGGGCGATTCAGCCGGCCCTCGGACGATCCCCGATCCGTCACCTCGACCATGGCCTATGGCCTGCACCTGCCGGTCGCCCCCTATGTCGCGGCGCTGAGGGCGGTGGCTCTGCGCCAGGGCGTCGAGGTGGTCGCCGGGGCCTTCGCCGAGGTCGAACGCGGTGCCGAACCCGACACCCTCGCGGCCGTGACCACCCGCGACGGTCGCCGGTTCGAGGCCGATCTGTTCATCGACGCGACCGGGCCCGCCGCAGACCTCATCGGCCGGCTGGGGGCGACCCATGTGGACTGGTCCCGCTGGCTGCCGTGCGACCGGATCGTCGCCTCGACGGTCCCCGGGCCCCTCGGCCCGCCCCTGACCGAGGCGCGGGCGGTCCGCAACGGCTGGCTGTGGCGCGTGCCGCTCGCAACGGGGATGGGATCCGCGCGGATCTCGGCCAGCGCCTTCGCCGGCGGAACGACGGAGGGCACGGGCTTCACCAACGGCCGGCGCTCGCAGACCTGGATCGGCAACTGCGTCGCCATCGGCCTGTCGGCCGCGACGCTGGAACCGTTGGAAGCGTCGGGCCTGCATCGGGTGCAGAGCGGGGTCAGCCGGCTGCTGGGCCTGTTCCCGACCGGCGGGCCGATGACCGCCGGGGCCGCCGAGTACAACCGGTTGATGGCGGCGGAGGCGGACCGGCTGCGCGACATGCTGATCCTGCACTATCACGCAAACGCCCGCACCGGAGAGCCGCTGTGGGATGCCGTGAGCCAGACCCCGCCGCCCGAGGAGTTGGCTCACAAGATCCGCATGTTTTCCAGCCGCGGCCGCATCAGTCTGTATGACGAAGAGACGTTCGAGGATGCCGCCTGGGTCTCGGTCTTCCTGGGCCAGAACGTGATCCCGCGCCGCTATCACCCCCTGGCCGACCACCGCCCGCTGGACGAGGTGCGCGGCCAGCTGGAGCGCATGCGCGCGGTCATCGCCCGGGCCGCCGAGGCCATGCCGACCCACGCCGCGGCCCTGTCCGGGTCGCCCATCGCCCCCGCACTGTCCAGGGTTTCCTGAGCCATGACGACCGACACCCGCATCCGCAAGATCGCCATCGTCGGCGGCGGCACCGCCGGCTGGATGACGGCCGCCGCCCTGGCGAAGATCCTTGGGCCCGGCTATGCCGACATCACGCTGATTGAGTCTGAAGAGATCGGCACCGTGGGGGTGGGGGAGGCGACCATCCCCCAGATCCGAACCTTCAACACCATGCTGGGTCTGGATGAGGACGAGTTCGTCCGGCGCACCCAGGGCACCTTCAAACTGGGCATCGAATTCCGCGACTGGGGCCGGATCGGCGACAGCTATTTCCATCCGTTCGGGCCCTTCGGCGTCGACATGGAGGGGGTGTCCTTCCACGCCTTCTGGCTGCGGCTGAACCAGCTGAACGATCCCGCCCGGATCACCGACTATTCGCTGCAGGCCATGGCCGCCGAGCGCGGCAAGTTCATGCGGCCGATCGCTGCCGGCCGCTCGCCGCTATCGAAGATCGCCTATGCCTTCCACTTCGATGCGGGCCTGTACGCCAAATACCTGCGCGAATATTCGGAGGCGAAGGGCGTGGTCCGGATGGAAGGCCGCATCGTCGATGTGGCCCTGCGCGGCACCGACGGCTTCGTCGAGGCCGTGACCCTGGACGACGGCCGCCGGGTCGAGGCGGACCTGTTCGTCGACTGCTCGGGCTTCCGGGGCCTGCTGATCGAGGGGGCGCTGAAGACCGGCTACGAGGACTGGTCCCACTGGCTGCCCTGCGACCGGGCCGTGGCCGTGCCGTGCGAGCGGGTGGCCGATCCCGTGCCCTATACCCGCTCCACCGCCCGCGCCGGCGGCTGGCAGTGGCGAATTCCGCTGCAGCACCGGACCGGCAACGGCTACGTCTTCTCCAGCCGCTTCATCGACGAGGCGGCGGCGACCGAGGACCTGCTGGGCCAGCTGGACGGCAAGCCCCTCGCGGACCCCCGCACCCTGCGCTTCGTGACCGGTCGCCGCAAACAGTCGTGGAACCGCAACGTCGTCGCCCTGGGCCTCGCCTCCGGCTTCATCGAGCCGCTGGAATCAACCAGCATCCACATGGTCCAGAGCGGCATCGCCAATCTGCTGGCCATGTTCCCGACGACGGAATTCGATCCGGCCGAGACCCGACGCTACAACCGGGTGGTCTCCCACGAGGCCGAGCGGATCCGCGACTTCATCGTGCTGCACTACAACGCGACCCAGAGGACGGACTCGGCCCTGTGGGACTATGTCCGCACCATGCCCCTGCCCGACAGTCTGATGGAGAAATACGAAATCTTCCGCAGCCGGGGCCGGGTCTTTCGCGAGAACGAGGAACTGTTCAACGACACCAGCTGGTTCGCCGTCATGATCGGCCAGAACCTGAAGCCCGCCGCCTACGATCCCGTCGCCGACGTGCTTTCTGTCGAAGAGACACGCCGTCGCCTGCTGCAGACCGCCGAGGCGATCCGGAACTCGGCCGATTACATGCCCTCCCATATGGCGTTCGTCGCGGAACACTGCGCCGCCTGATCAGCGATCGAACGGTCGCGTCGCCACCCCGACTGTCCGCTTGCGTCGCGCTTCAAATGTCTGACAATATCGATGACGCTCGGGGAGGCCCGCCGATCTCGGGGGGGCCGGCCTGTGGCGCTGAACCAAGAACCACCACGGCGGGGCCGATGACCAGAAGACATCTCGGATGCGCGATCGCCGCCGTACTGGCGTTCGTGCCTTGGGCACCGGCCTTCGCTCAGACGGAGCGCGCGGCCGTGGGGATCGAGATTGACGCGGCCCAGGCGGGGCCGACGATCAACCCCAACATCTTCGGCCAGTTCGCCGAGCATCTGGGCACGGGCATCTACGGCGGGGTTTGGGTCGGTCCCGACTCGCCCATCCCCAATGTGCGCGGCATCCGCAGCGACGTGGTTCAGGCCCTGCGCGCGATCAAGGTGCCCAACGTCCGCTGGCCCGGCGGGTGTTTCGCCGACGAATACCACTGGCGCGACGGCGTCGGCCCGGCCTCGGAGCGCCGGCACCGGCTGAACGCCAGCTGGGGCAATGTGATCGAGCCCAACAGCTTCGGCACCCACGAGTTCATGGATTTCGCCGACCAGGTCGGGGCCGAGGTCTTCCTGTCGGTCAATGTCGGCTCGGGCACGGTGCAGGAGGCGGCGGACTGGCTGGAATACCTGACCGCCGACCAGCCCACGGCCCTGGCCCAGGAGCGGGCGGCCAACGGCCACCCCGAGCCCTACAGGATCAAATACCTCGGCCTCGGCAACGAGAACTGGGGCTGCGGCGGGGCCATGTCGCCCGAGCACTACGTCGAGGCGATGAAGCAGTTCGCCATCTATTCCCGGAATCTCAATCGGGCGCAGACCGGCGAGACCGCCATGCAGCGCGTCGCCGTGGGCTGGGACAGTGGCGATGAGGACTATACCGAAGCCGTCATGCAGGCCTGGAAGGACAAGGTCTGGAGCTGGAACATCGAGGGGGTGTCCCTGCACGGCTACACCATCCCCAACAGCTGGGAGGCCAAGGGCCCCAGCGTCGGCTTCGGCGAGGACGAATACGCCAAGGGGATCCGGGCGACGCTGAAAATGGAGGGCTGGATCACCGCCCAGACCGCCATCATGGACCGCTACGATCCCGAGAAGAAATTGGCGCTGTTCGTGGACGAATGGGGGCTGTGGGCCGACCCGATGCCGGGCAGCAACCCCGCCTTCCTGCAGCAGCAGAACACCATGCGCGACGCCGTCATCGCCGCCCTGAACCTGAACATCTTCATGCGCCACGCCGACCGTGTGCGCGGCACCAACATCGCCCAGATGGCCAATGTGCTGCAGGCCATGATCCTGACCGACGGGCCGCGGATGGTGCTGACGCCGACCTACCACGTGTATGAGATGTACGTGCCCTTCCAGGGGGCGACCCTGGCCGCTTCCACCTTCGACGCGGGGAATTACACTTTCGAGGACATCAGTTTGCCGGGCGTGGACGCCGTGGCGGCCCGCGACGGCGAGGGGCGGCTCTGGCTGTCGCTGGTGAACGTCGATGTTCGCAGCCCGCGGACCTTCACCGCCCGCGTGGCCGGCGCCGACGCCAGCGCCGTCGGCCGCATTCTCACGGCGCCGGCGGTGGACAGCCACAACAGTTTCGACCGGCCCACCGACGTCCAGCCGGCGTCCTTGGCCGTGCGCGTGCTGAACGGCGAAGTCACCATTGATCTGCCGCCCCTCTCCGTCGCCGTCATCCAGGTGCGCTGACCATGGGCGGTCCGGACGGAAGGCCTTCCCGCTGCGGACGGCGCGTCGGGGTCCAGGCCCTGGCCGTGGCCTTCGTTCTGGCCCTGACCCTGACGGGCGGGCCGGCCCTGGCCCAGGCCTGGGCGGGCGGCGCGGCCACGCCCCGGGAGACGCCCCCGTACCAGGACCTGTCGCTCAGCGCCCAGGTGCGCGCCGCCGACCTCGTCTCGCGCCTGACGCTGGAAGAAAAGGCCGCGCAGCTGGTCAATGACGCGACCGCCGTGCCCCGTCTCGGCATCCGCGAATACAACTGGTGGAACGAGGGCCTGCACGGCGTCGCCGGGGCGGGCGAGGCGACCGTCTTTCCCCAGGCGATCGGCATGGCCGCGACCTGGAACGCCCCCCTGATCGGCCAGGTCGCCGAGATCATCTCCACCGAATTCCGCGCCAAACACGTCGAGAGCCGCCACCGCTTCGGCGGCAGCGACTGGTTCGCGGGCCTGACCGTCTGGTCGCCCAACATCAACATCTTCCGCGACCCGCGCTGGGGCCGGGGTCAGGAGACCTATGGCGAGGATCCCCATCTGACCTCACGGCTCGGCGTCGCCTTCGTCCGCGGGCTCGAGGTCACGGAGGGCGACTACGTCCGCACCATCGCCACGCCCAAACACTATGCGGTCCACAGCGGCCCGGAGCCCAGCCGCCACCGGGACAACATCCTGCCCAGCGCGCGGGATCTGCACGAGACCTATCTGCCCGCCTTCCGGGCCACGATCATGGAGGGCGGGGCCGGCTCGATCATGTGCGCCTACAACGCGATCGACGGAGCGCCCGCCTGCGCCAACGCCCCCCTGCTGCGCGACGTGCTCCGCCGCGACTGGGGCTTTCAGGGTTACGTGGTGTCCGACTGCGACGCGGTGGCCAACATCTATCGCGCGCACGAGCACGGCTACACCGAGACCCCGGAGCAGGGCGTGGCCGTGGCCTTCCGCGCCGGCATGGATCTGATCTGCGGCGGGCCGGAAGAGAGCGTCCACATCCTCGGGGCGATCCGCCAGGGGCTGATGACCGAGGCCGAGCTCGACGTCGCCCTGGAGCGTCTGTTCACGGCGCGGTTCCGTCTGGGCCAGTTCGACCCGCCCGCCCAGGTCTTCCCGGCGATCACCCCCGCCGACAACGACACCGAGGCGCACCGCGCCGTGGCGCTGCGCGTCGCCGAGGAGTCGCTGGTGCTGCTGCGAAATCAGGACGGCCTGCTGCCCCTGAAGGCGGCGCCCCGGCGGATCGCGGTGATCGGGCCCAACGGCGACAGCGTCGAACCGCTGGTGGGCAACTACAATGGGTCGCCCTCGCACCCCGTGACCCTGGCCGACGGCCTGCGCCGCCGCTTTCCCGAGGCGCAGGTGACGGTGGTCGAGGGCTCCGGCCTGATCGACCCGGCCCTGGCCCCGGTGCCCGAGGCGTTGCTGTGCGTGGACCGCGCCTGCGCCGCCCCGGGTCTGACCGCGACACGCTTCGCCTCCGCCACGATGGAGGGCGACCCGGTCTCGACCGGGGTCAGCGCCAACGCCGCCGAGCGCTGGCAGGGCGAGCAGCGCAGCGGGGCCACGCGCTGGACCGGCTTCCTCACCCCGACCGAAAGCGGCGAGCACCGGTTCCGCTATGTCGCCAACGGCGGCTACCGGATCTGGATCGACGACGCCCTGGTGGTCGACGCCTGGAACGTCGACTGGCGCCCCGCCATCGCCACTGGTGCCGCCTCTCTCGAAGCCGGCCGCGCCTATGCCATCCGAGTCGAGGCCTTCCAGCGCCAGGACCAGGGCGACGAGCGGCTGATGTGGAGCACGCCCGCCGACGCCGGCCTGCAGGCGGCCGTGGCCGCCGCGCGCGACGCCGAGGTCGTGATCTTCGCCGCCGGCCTGACCCACGAGGTCGAGGGCGAGGAGATGCGCGTCCAGGTGCCGGGCTTTCTCGGCGGCGACCGCACCCGGATCGATCTTCCGGCCGCCCAGCAGCGCCTGCTGGAAGCGGTGACGGCGACCGGCACCCCGGTGGTTCTGGTGCTGATGAACGGCAGCGCGCTCAGCGTGGAATGGGCCGACCGGACCCTGCCTGCCATCGTCGAGGCTTGGTATCCGGGCGGCCAGGGCGGCGATGCGATCGCCCGCCTGATCGCCGGGGATTTCAGCCCGGCCGGACGGCTGCCCGTCACGGTCTACCGGTCGGTCGAGGATCTGCCGGCCTTCGGCGACTACGGCATGGACAACCGCACCTACCGCTATTTCCGCGGCGAGCCCCTCTATCCGTTCGGCTACGGCCTGTCGTACTCCAGCTTCGCTTATGCGGCTCCGCGCGTGTCGGACACCACGGTCCGCCCCGATCAGGCGGTGACGGTGTCGGTCGACGTCACCAACACCGGAGCCATGGCGGCGGACGAGGTGGTGCAGCTGTATCTCAGCCACCCCGGCGTTCCGGACGCGCCGATCCGGACCCTGGCGGGCTTTGAACGCGTGCATCTGGCGCAGGGCGAGACCCGCCGCGTCCGCTTCACCCTTGATCCGCGTGCCCTCAGCCTGGTCGGTGCCGACGGCGTCCGGCGCGTCGCGCCGGGCCCGGTCTCGGTCTGGGTCGGGGGCGGCCAGCCGGGGACGCGCCCGGGCCTGACCCCGGCCGCCGGGGCGCGGACCGAGCTTCGCCTGACGGGCGGGGCGATGCTGCCGAACTAGAGCAAACGCCTGCTGAGATGAATCGATTGTGATGTGACCCTGCTCGGGGCCGCCGCCGAAACGACCATGACCGGCCTGTTGGACCGCATCGCCGAAGCGCTGAAAGCCTTCACGCCCCAGGAATGCGCCAACGACGTCCGACACGACGGATCTCCATTAACTTAAGCGTCGAATGCGCCAGGCGGACGGACGCAAAAACACCGTCCGACCCGTCCGACCCGTTCGCATCGGCCGGGTGTCTGTCCTTCACGTGTCAAAGATCGTGAGCGCGATCTGGGCGCGGGAGCCGCAGGCCGCAAGGGGCCGGCAGGATAATATTCCTACTGCGTCCGTTCGAAGCCCCGTCCGCCCCCGCCGTGGCCCGAAGGTCTGGCGACGGCTCCAACGCAACGGACCTTGGCTCCAAGCCGTTCGTCGGCGCATTGGGCGCTGCGGTCGCCCAGGTTAATCACGGCGAACACGACGGGACCGAGCGGTTGTCGTGGTCGTCGTCCGCCTCCGGCACCGACACGAGAGAAGGGCGGCGTCGCCGCCGATCCGCGCCTCGACGAGACATCGAGCCAAAGGAGGGATCGGCGAGGGCACCGCAGTCCTGATCCCGTCGTGTCCGCCGTGGCCTCGCTGCGCGCGCTGTGATGACCCTCTCGCTGGACATCCATGCGTCAACCGAAGCGCCGATTGTTCTAGCCTCTTCGCAGGATCAATCGGCCGCGAGGAATCCGTTCGAGTCCAGCCACGGCATGAAGACGTCGAGCCAGCCCAGGCTGGTCTTGCCAGGATTGCCGAGGCCGAACCCGTGGCCGCCGTTCTGATAGAGGTGGAACTCCACCGGGCGTCCCGCCGCCTGCCAGGACTCGACCAGGCCGAACCCGCGTCCGGCGAACAGCGGGTCGTCGGCGGCCAGGACGACGAACATCGGCGGCGCGTCCGCCGGCACCTCGACCGCCCCCATGGCCCCATAGACCGGGGCGATGAAGGCCGGGCGGGTCTCGGGCATGGACAGGGTCGTCGCCATCGTGGTCATGGCCCCGGCTGAGAACCCGACCATGCCGATCCGGTCCGGATCGACGCCCCATTCGCCGGCCCGCGCGCGGATGAGGGCGAAGGCGGCCGTGGCGTCCTCGACGGCGTCGGCGAACTCGCCACCGGGCCGGGCCGGTGCCACGCTGGGGGCCGGCGGCTGCGGCGGCCGCGCCCCGGCCCCGCTGAACATGGCGTTCACGCCCTGCTCGAACGCGCCCAGATCGGCCGGGGTCGGGCGGGTCCGGTATTTCAGGACGAAGGCGGCCACGCCCCGGTCGGCCAGGGCCTGTGCGACCTCCCAACCCTCGTTGCTCATCGACAGGAAGCGGAAGCCGCCGCCCGGGGCCACGATCACGGCCGCGCCGTTGGCCTTGCCCGCCTCGGGCAAAACGGGCGTCAGGGTCGCGACCGTGACGTTGCGCACGAAGGTGTCGCCCCACTGGTGGAACCAGGTCTCGGGCGCGGTCGAGCCCGTCACCCCGCCCGTGCCCAGCGGCAGGGCCGTCGGCTCGGCCGGGGTCTCCGCCGGCGTGATCGGGGCCTGCTGCGCCGCGGCCGGCCCGGTCGCAAGCAGCAGCCCCGCGAGGACCAGGGGAAGCGAGCGTTGTGTTCGGGCCATGGTCTTTTCCTGTGTCGGCGACGCCGCGTCGCCCTTGTTGTCTGTCGGCCCGTCAGAGGGGCCGGGCATTCACCGCGTCGCTTCGACGTCCGGCAGGGCGCCGGTCGGCTTCGACCCCCACAGGGCGTAGAAGAGGATGTAGAGCTCGCACACCATGGTCAGCAGGAAGGACAGCTGCAGCCCGTAGCGGTCGGCCAGCCACCCCTGGACCACGACCAGCGCGCCCCCGGCGATGGCCATGATCAGCAGGCCCGATCCTTCCTCGGTCAGCGGCCCCAGGCCCTTGATGCCCAGGGTGAAGATGGTCGGGAACATGATGGAGTGGAACAGCCCGACCGAGATCAGCGCCCACATGGCCAGCTGTCCGCTGGCGAAGGTGGCGATGGTCATCACGACGAAGGCGCCGATGGCGAAGACGGCCAGCACCTTGTCGGCCGGGAAGCGGCTGGTCAGCCAGCTGCCCAGGAACCGCCCGACCATCATCCCGCCCCACAGGATGGCCAGATAGCGCGACGCCTCTTCCTGGGTGATGGCGGCGATGTCGGGCTGCGACACGAAGTTGATGAACAGATTGGCCACGCCGATCTCGGCGATCAGATAGATGAAGATCGCCGGGACACCCCAGACCAGGTTGCGGTGCCGCCACAGCGACAGGCCCTTGCGCTCATCCGCGCTGGCCCGCCGCCCCGAGGTGTGGATCGTCGGCAGGGGGAAACGGGCGATGACCACGGCCAGCAGGGCCAGGACCACGGCCACGATGATATAGGGCAGGATCACCGACTGGGCGTCGGCATAGCGTTCGGCGGCCGTCAGCACGACCTCGCCCTGGGCCGTGCCGCCGCTCGACCGGCCCAGGATCAGATAGCCCGCGAACAGGGGGGCCAGGGTGGTCCCCAGGGAGTTGAAGGCCTGGACCAGGTTCAACCGCGACGACCCCGTTTCCGACGGACCGATCACGGTGACGTAGGGGTTGGCCGCGACCTGCAGCAGGGTGATGCCGCTGGCGATCACGAACAGGGCGGTGAGCACCAGTTCGTAGGACGCCAGCCGGGCCGCCGGCACCATCATCAGCGCCCCGACCGCCATGACCCCCAGCCCCGTGACGATCGACGCCTTGTAGCCGATCCGCTCGATCAGCTTGGCCGACGGGATGGAGGCGACGAAATAGGCGATGAACCAGACGGACTCGATCAGGGTGGTGCGGGTGTAGTCCAGCTCGAACACGCTGCGCAGGTGCGGCAGCAGGGTGTTGTTGATGACGGTGATGAAGCCCCACATGAAGAACAGGGTGGCCAGCAGGGACAGCACCGCGCGGGTCGAGGGGCCACCGGCCGGCGGCGGGGCGTGCGCGGTCCCGTTGCCCGGGGCAATCGTCGGTGTCGGCATGGAGCATCTTCCCTGGACGGAGCCGCCTGCCGCTGCATCGGCCGGTCGCTTGCCCCCGTTTCAATTGTCAGACTATTGTGGTCGCAGGCCGGGCGTCAACGCCGGCGTTCGAAACGCAGGGGATGGCGATGAAACTGATGGGATTTGGGCTGGTTTTGCTGGCCGGATTGGCGGCGGCATCCCTGGGTCAGGCGGCCGAGGTGCGCCGCGAACCGGCGGGGACGCTCAGCGACGGAACACCGATCGAGGCGATCGTCCTGTCCAATGATCGTGGGGTCTCGGCCCGCATCCTGACGTATGGCGCGACGCTCCAGGCCTTCAGCGGCCCGGATCGCGACGGGCGGATCGCCGACGTGACCCTGGGCTATCAGGACGTCACCGACTACGAGGCCAAGCCGAACTATTTCGGCGTCACGGTCGGACGGTACGCCAACCGGATCGCGGGTGGCCGCTTCACTCTCGACGGCGTCCAGTACCAGCTGCCGCTGAACAATACGGCCAACTCGCTGCACGGGGGGGATCGCGGGTTCGACAAGGTGACCTGGCGGGTCCAGTCGGTCTCGGACGGGCCCGAGGCGCGCGTGGTCCTGACGCACACCAGCCCCGATGGCGACTCCGGCTATCCCGGTCGCCTCGACGTGACCGTGACCTACGGCCTCGACGAGGCGGGGGCCCTGACCATCGCCTATGCGGCGACCACCACCGCCCCGACGATCGTCAACATGACCAACCACGCCCTGTTCAACCTTGCCGGCGAGGGGGCTCCGGGCGGGATCGAGGGGCATCGCCTGACCCTTCCGGCCGCCGCCTATACGCCCGTCGACGCGGGCCTCATTCCGACCGGTGAATTGCGGGCTGTCGAGGGCACCGTGTTCGATTTCCGACAGCCCCGGGTGATCGGGCAGGGGCTGCGCGACGCCCGCGACCCGCAGATGCTGCTGGGCCTCGGCTATGACCACAACTTCGCCCTCGACAAAGGGCTGACCGCGGAACCCGAACTGGCCGCCCGGCTGGAAGACCCCGTCAGCGGCCGCGTGCTCGAGGTGCTCAGCACCGAGCCGGGCGTGCAGGTCTATTCCGGCAATTTCCTGGACGGCACGCTGGTCGGAAAGTCGGGCCGGATGTATCGGATGGGCGATGGCCTCGCCCTGGAGCCCCAGAAGTTTCCGAATGCGCCGAACATCCCCGGGTTCGTTTCGGCCCGTGTCGACCCGGACCGTCCGTACCGGCACGTCATGATCTACCGCCTGACAACCACCGACTGATTGGCTTCCATGCGCCTGCTGCAATACCGAAACGACGCCGGGCAACGTCGGGTGATCGCCGCCGACGCGGAGGGGGCC is a window encoding:
- a CDS encoding aldose epimerase family protein; this translates as MKLMGFGLVLLAGLAAASLGQAAEVRREPAGTLSDGTPIEAIVLSNDRGVSARILTYGATLQAFSGPDRDGRIADVTLGYQDVTDYEAKPNYFGVTVGRYANRIAGGRFTLDGVQYQLPLNNTANSLHGGDRGFDKVTWRVQSVSDGPEARVVLTHTSPDGDSGYPGRLDVTVTYGLDEAGALTIAYAATTTAPTIVNMTNHALFNLAGEGAPGGIEGHRLTLPAAAYTPVDAGLIPTGELRAVEGTVFDFRQPRVIGQGLRDARDPQMLLGLGYDHNFALDKGLTAEPELAARLEDPVSGRVLEVLSTEPGVQVYSGNFLDGTLVGKSGRMYRMGDGLALEPQKFPNAPNIPGFVSARVDPDRPYRHVMIYRLTTTD